The Allocoprobacillus halotolerans nucleotide sequence ATCTTTTTTCATGAAGATAAGTGTCGCAATACCACAAGCAACTAAAGCAATGAGTGTTGGTACCCACCAAACTGGTCCAGGTAACCCAGAAACATTCATACCATAAAAGCTGAAAACAATATTTGGAATGGCCATCACTATTGTAATAACTGTTAAAACTTTCATAACAATATTTAAGTTATTAGAAATCACAGAAGCAAAAGCATCCATTGTTCCAGATAAAATATTTGAATAAATATTACACATTTCAATTGCTTGATGAATTTCTACAAGAACATCTTCTAATAAATCTTGATCGTCTTCATATAGCTTAATTAATTTTCCACGCATAATTTTATTTAAAGTGATTTCATCAGTTTTTAATGATGTTGAAAAATAGACTAAAGATTTTTCTAATCCTAGCATCTGAATTAATTCTTTATTTTGCATTGATTTATGTAATTTATGTTCTGTTAGTGATGACAAACGATCAATTTGACGTAAATAAATAAGATATCTTTGTGATATTCTTAGTAAAAGTTTCAATAAGAATCTCGTTTTCATTTCAGTATGAATACCTTTAACTTTTCCTGTTGCCATATCTTCAATATTTAAATTCTCATATAATGAAATTGTAATAATATAACCTTTCATCAAAACAATACCTAATGGTAATGTTGTATATTGTAAAGTCATTTTATCGTACTTACCTTCCGTTTCTTCAGCACTAGGATAATCGACAATAACTAATGTTTGATTATAATCATCATCAAAATCAATATGTGAACTTTCTTCTTCATCTAAAGATGCTTGTACAAATTCAGGAACAATCCCTAAATCTTGTATTAAAAACTGTTTTTCTTCTTCAGTAGGGGAAATCACATTAATCCAGCATCCTGTTTCTAATGTTTCAATCTTTTTTGTTTCTGTTCCAAAAGTTTTGTAAAATTCTATCATTGTTATCCTCCTATTCTATAACAGGAGAATTTTTATTATGCCTCCTGTTATGTTATGTTTTGTATTGAAATTCGTTTCTTCATCCGGCTCCGGAGACATAATAACACCTTCTTTCTTTCCTTTGCCATTATAACACAAAATATTTGATAGAAAAGCCTTTAAAATGTAATTTTTTTGTTTTTTGTAAAAAAGGTTTAAATTGAAAGATACTTTCAATTTAAACCATATATTTTAAAACCAATCTGTTCCATCTTCTCTTTTTAAGATATAACGAATCATATCAAAGAGTTCATCTTTTGATTTAGATTTGACAATAAAGACATGATTTCCCATAGCGGCACTTAATGCTTCGGGCACATCTGTTTCTAAAGCTATTTGCTCACCATAAGTTTCTCTAATTTGATCATAGTTATGCATATACCAGATAGCTTCTCTACGTCCTGTATAAGCTACCCAATATTCACGATGAATATCATAGAAACATTGATTATATTTAATCATATCAGCCCAAATTGTATAGACATCTACATTGTATGCAAAATTAATCATATCTGGCATATAAGCCCCTGGTGCTCTCATATTGACTTCTAAACCAACAATATCACCTTTTTTACCTAATCCTTCTTTATCTTCATCTAATCTAAAGAACTCAAAATGATAGAATCGACTTCTTGTATCAAATGCTTCTACAACTTTTTTCCCTATTTCATATAAATCTAATCCTTCGATAGGTTGAGAATAAAAAGCTGTATCACTCAATTCATTGACATTATCCATAATAGAATTCAACATGACATGTGATGAACAAATCAATATATTTTTATCTTTATCAGTCACACCATCAAAAGTTTCGACATGTCCTGGTACAAGTTCTTCAATAATAAATTGAATATAAGGTGGTTTTGTCGCAAAGAAATAATCTAATTCATCATCATTTTTTAACTTATATGTTGAACTTGCTCCAACTCCATTATCTGGTTTCACAATAACTGGATACCCAACTCTATTTGCAAAGGCTTTTGTTGCAAGATAATCATCTACTTTACGATATCTTGCAGTTGGAATTCCAACTGACTCATAAACAGCTTTCATCTTTGATTTGTATTTCATTGGTGCAAGGTCTTGAA carries:
- a CDS encoding magnesium transporter CorA family protein, encoding MIEFYKTFGTETKKIETLETGCWINVISPTEEEKQFLIQDLGIVPEFVQASLDEEESSHIDFDDDYNQTLVIVDYPSAEETEGKYDKMTLQYTTLPLGIVLMKGYIITISLYENLNIEDMATGKVKGIHTEMKTRFLLKLLLRISQRYLIYLRQIDRLSSLTEHKLHKSMQNKELIQMLGLEKSLVYFSTSLKTDEITLNKIMRGKLIKLYEDDQDLLEDVLVEIHQAIEMCNIYSNILSGTMDAFASVISNNLNIVMKVLTVITIVMAIPNIVFSFYGMNVSGLPGPVWWVPTLIALVACGIATLIFMKKDMFH
- a CDS encoding ATP-grasp domain-containing protein, whose product is MNLVFISPHFPAYFYNFCDRLKVRGVRVLGIGDENYENLPYHTKLALTEYYRVDDLEDYESVYRACAYFTWHYGKIDWIESQNEYWLELEATLRNEFNVTTGTKIQDLAPMKYKSKMKAVYESVGIPTARYRKVDDYLATKAFANRVGYPVIVKPDNGVGASSTYKLKNDDELDYFFATKPPYIQFIIEELVPGHVETFDGVTDKDKNILICSSHVMLNSIMDNVNELSDTAFYSQPIEGLDLYEIGKKVVEAFDTRSRFYHFEFFRLDEDKEGLGKKGDIVGLEVNMRAPGAYMPDMINFAYNVDVYTIWADMIKYNQCFYDIHREYWVAYTGRREAIWYMHNYDQIRETYGEQIALETDVPEALSAAMGNHVFIVKSKSKDELFDMIRYILKREDGTDWF